A genomic window from bacterium includes:
- the ptsP gene encoding phosphoenolpyruvate--protein phosphotransferase, with amino-acid sequence MRSSSSSNSWRTDSGRSEVLRHVRDGIPASPGIVIGPAYVLHWEVPRVPRATIPEADIEAEIERFHAAREWAKARIRALREDVAERLGPVEAQIFDPQIMMLDDLDLIEPTIAYIRENRFSAARAFELRMLEFQSAWRRSGHPLVVERLNDLLDVQFWVTHYLLGLPEPDFSLSGLEQPVVLVARDMTPTFTVKLDRRKVLGIATDAGSRTSHSAILARSLGLPAVVSLGDISSIVEDGQEVVLDGRAGRVIVEPTEFEKSVYRERDIRVREWEQELVLLAHLEAVTPDRQPVLLRANIDLPAEAETARTHGAMGIGLFRTEFLVVGRSTEPEEEEQYQAYRKIAEAFPHQAVYIRTFDLGGDKFPLFLQMPSEENPFLGWRAIRLCLDLEDFFRKQLRALLRATAHGDVRIMLPLVNEIEEVERTRRLLEEEEDRLRKAGIPFNPGYKLGIMIETPAAALSAAELARYADFFSIGTNDLVQYTLAVDRGNARIARLYRPFHPAVLELLRRTAEAGRAAGIEVSVCGELAANPLGVFLLLGLGITALSVSPASLPEVKKIIRTVPAAAARAAAAEALTRSTPDEVEEVLSTEISRWLDLSLFSGRWNLSPRP; translated from the coding sequence CGTGCTGCACTGGGAGGTGCCGCGCGTGCCGCGGGCAACGATCCCCGAGGCGGACATCGAGGCCGAGATCGAGCGGTTCCACGCCGCCCGGGAATGGGCCAAGGCTCGGATCCGCGCCCTCCGGGAGGATGTGGCGGAGCGCCTGGGACCGGTCGAAGCCCAGATCTTCGACCCGCAGATCATGATGCTGGACGACCTCGACCTGATCGAGCCCACGATCGCCTACATCCGGGAGAACCGCTTCTCCGCGGCGCGCGCCTTCGAACTCCGGATGCTCGAGTTCCAGTCGGCCTGGCGGCGCAGCGGCCATCCCCTGGTGGTCGAACGGCTGAACGACCTGCTCGACGTCCAGTTCTGGGTCACCCACTACCTGCTCGGCCTGCCCGAGCCCGACTTCTCGCTGTCCGGCCTCGAGCAGCCGGTGGTGCTGGTGGCGCGCGACATGACGCCGACGTTCACCGTGAAGCTCGATCGGCGCAAGGTGCTGGGCATCGCCACCGACGCAGGCAGCCGGACCTCCCATTCGGCCATCCTCGCCCGTTCGCTCGGGCTGCCGGCCGTCGTCAGCCTCGGCGACATCTCCAGCATCGTGGAGGACGGCCAGGAGGTCGTGCTGGACGGGAGGGCAGGGCGCGTCATCGTCGAGCCCACGGAGTTCGAGAAGAGCGTCTACCGGGAGCGCGACATCCGGGTGCGCGAGTGGGAGCAGGAGCTGGTCCTCCTCGCGCACCTCGAAGCCGTCACCCCGGACCGCCAGCCCGTGTTGCTGCGCGCCAACATCGACCTGCCCGCCGAGGCCGAGACCGCCCGCACCCACGGCGCGATGGGCATCGGCCTCTTCCGCACCGAGTTCCTGGTCGTCGGCCGCAGCACGGAGCCCGAGGAGGAGGAGCAGTACCAGGCGTACAGGAAGATCGCGGAGGCGTTCCCGCACCAGGCCGTGTACATCCGTACGTTCGACCTGGGGGGAGACAAGTTCCCGCTCTTCCTCCAGATGCCGTCCGAGGAGAACCCGTTCCTCGGCTGGCGCGCGATCCGGCTCTGCCTCGACCTGGAGGACTTCTTCCGCAAGCAGCTCCGGGCACTGCTGCGGGCCACGGCGCACGGGGACGTCCGGATCATGCTCCCGCTCGTCAACGAAATCGAGGAAGTCGAGCGCACGCGCCGCCTGCTCGAGGAGGAGGAGGACCGGCTCCGCAAGGCCGGGATCCCGTTCAACCCCGGCTACAAGCTCGGGATCATGATCGAGACCCCAGCGGCGGCCCTGAGCGCGGCGGAGTTGGCCCGATACGCGGATTTCTTCTCCATCGGGACGAACGACCTGGTCCAGTACACCCTGGCCGTGGACCGCGGCAACGCGCGCATCGCACGGCTGTACAGGCCGTTCCACCCCGCCGTGCTGGAGCTGCTGCGCCGTACCGCCGAGGCCGGCCGCGCCGCGGGCATCGAGGTCAGCGTGTGTGGCGAGCTGGCGGCCAACCCTCTCGGCGTCTTCCTGCTCCTGGGCCTCGGCATCACGGCCCTGAGCGTGAGCCCCGCGTCGCTGCCCGAGGTCAAGAAGATCATCCGCACGGTGCCCGCCGCGGCCGCCCGCGCTGCGGCGGCGGAGGCGCTCACCCGCTCCACCCCGGATGAGGTCGAGGAGGTGCTGTCCACCGAGATCTCCCGCTGGCTGGACCTCTCGCTGTTCTCCGGGCGCTGGAACTTGTCGCCCCGTCCGTGA
- a CDS encoding methionine adenosyltransferase yields the protein MSRHLFTSESVTEGHPDKIADQISDAVLDAVLEQDPAARVACEVLVTTGLVLVAGEMTTSAYVDIPAIARGTICSVGYTDSSYGIDGESCGVLVAIGQQSPDIALGVDTGGAGDQGMMFGYASDETPELMPAPIMLAHRITRRLATLRKDGRLPWLRPDGKAQVTLEYEDGRPVRVHTVVVSAQHSPDVSHAELRAEIIERVITPVMPEQWFDPEQTRIHINPTGRFVIGGPHGDAGLTGRKIIVDTYGGMARHGGGAFSGKDASKVDRSGAYAARWAAKNVVAAGLARRCEIQLAYAIGVPEPVSIHVDTFGTSRVPPERIEAAVREVFDFRPAAIIQALGLWRPVFRPTATYGHFGRESYTEPTADGELVFFAWERTDRVEDLRTAAGL from the coding sequence TTGAGCCGCCATCTCTTCACTTCCGAGTCGGTTACGGAAGGCCACCCGGACAAGATCGCCGACCAGATCAGTGACGCGGTCCTGGACGCGGTCCTCGAGCAAGACCCCGCGGCGCGCGTCGCCTGCGAGGTGCTCGTCACCACGGGCCTCGTCCTCGTCGCCGGCGAGATGACCACGTCCGCGTACGTGGACATCCCGGCGATCGCCCGCGGGACGATCTGCTCCGTCGGCTACACCGATTCCAGCTACGGCATCGATGGCGAGAGCTGCGGCGTGCTGGTTGCCATCGGCCAGCAGTCCCCGGACATCGCCCTCGGGGTGGACACCGGCGGCGCGGGGGACCAGGGGATGATGTTCGGTTACGCGTCGGACGAGACGCCCGAGCTCATGCCCGCGCCCATCATGCTCGCCCACCGCATCACCCGTCGGCTCGCCACGCTGCGCAAGGACGGCCGCCTGCCCTGGCTCAGGCCGGACGGCAAGGCGCAGGTCACCCTCGAGTACGAAGACGGGAGGCCCGTCCGGGTGCACACCGTCGTCGTCAGCGCGCAACACTCACCGGACGTGTCCCACGCCGAGCTCCGCGCGGAGATCATCGAGCGCGTCATCACGCCGGTGATGCCGGAACAGTGGTTCGACCCGGAGCAGACCCGCATCCACATCAACCCCACCGGGCGGTTCGTCATCGGCGGACCCCACGGGGACGCCGGGCTGACCGGACGCAAGATCATCGTGGACACCTACGGTGGAATGGCGCGGCACGGCGGGGGCGCGTTCAGCGGGAAGGACGCATCGAAGGTGGACCGGTCGGGCGCGTACGCGGCGCGCTGGGCGGCGAAGAACGTCGTCGCCGCAGGGCTGGCGCGCCGCTGCGAGATCCAGCTCGCCTACGCCATCGGCGTGCCGGAACCCGTGTCCATCCACGTGGATACCTTCGGGACCTCCCGGGTACCACCGGAGCGGATCGAGGCCGCCGTCCGGGAGGTCTTCGACTTCCGGCCGGCGGCGATCATCCAGGCGCTCGGGCTGTGGCGGCCCGTGTTCCGGCCCACCGCCACGTACGGACATTTCGGTCGGGAGTCCTACACCGAGCCCACCGCCGACGGGGAGCTCGTGTTCTTCGCATGGGAGCGGACCGACCGGGTCGAGGACCTCAGAACGGCCGCAGGCCTTTGA
- the ahcY gene encoding adenosylhomocysteinase, which produces MTTGTDVQHDVRDLSLADKGRLRTEWAERQMPVLRQIRERFSREKPLAGLRLSACLHVTTETANLVIALKAGGADVALCASNPLSTQDDVAAHLVRDHGIAVFAIRGEDHDTYYDHIRAALAHRPSITMDDGADLVGSLHMIALERWDELAAPIRRWAQELTPEARQELVRGVVGSTEETTTGVIRLRAMAKDGVLQFPVIAVNDSYTKHLFDNRYGTGQSTLDGILRATNVLLAGSVVVVAGYGWCGRGFAARARGAGANVIVTEVDPIRALEAAMDGFRVLPMERAAAEGDIFVTLTGDYHVIREEHFRAMKDGAIVANSGHFNVEIDLDALGRMADAPPRVVREFVEEYRIGGKRIYVLGEGRLINLAAAEGHPASVMDMSFANQALAAEFLASHAAGLTRDVHRVPEAIDREIARLKLAAMGIEIDRLTPEQERYLASWEMGT; this is translated from the coding sequence ATGACCACCGGCACCGACGTCCAGCACGACGTGCGCGATCTCTCGCTCGCCGACAAGGGCCGCCTCCGCACCGAATGGGCGGAGCGGCAGATGCCCGTCCTGCGCCAGATCCGCGAGCGTTTCAGCCGCGAGAAGCCGCTCGCAGGCCTGCGGCTCTCCGCGTGCCTGCACGTCACCACCGAGACGGCGAACCTGGTCATCGCGCTCAAGGCCGGGGGGGCGGACGTCGCCCTGTGCGCATCCAATCCGCTTTCCACCCAGGACGACGTCGCCGCGCACCTCGTGCGCGACCACGGCATCGCCGTCTTCGCCATCCGGGGCGAGGACCACGACACGTACTACGACCACATCCGCGCCGCGCTCGCCCACCGTCCGTCCATCACCATGGATGACGGAGCGGACCTGGTCGGCTCGCTGCACATGATCGCGCTCGAGCGGTGGGACGAGCTCGCCGCGCCGATCCGCCGCTGGGCCCAGGAGCTCACCCCGGAGGCGCGCCAGGAGCTGGTCCGGGGGGTGGTCGGCTCCACGGAGGAGACCACGACGGGCGTGATCCGGCTCCGAGCCATGGCCAAGGACGGCGTCCTCCAGTTCCCGGTGATCGCCGTCAACGACTCGTACACCAAGCACCTCTTCGACAACCGCTACGGCACGGGGCAGAGTACGCTGGACGGTATCCTCCGCGCCACCAACGTCTTGCTGGCGGGATCCGTCGTCGTCGTGGCGGGGTACGGATGGTGCGGTCGTGGGTTCGCCGCCCGGGCCCGGGGCGCGGGCGCCAACGTGATCGTGACCGAGGTCGACCCGATCCGCGCGCTGGAGGCCGCCATGGATGGCTTCCGGGTCCTCCCCATGGAGCGCGCCGCCGCCGAGGGCGACATCTTCGTCACGCTCACCGGCGACTACCACGTGATTCGCGAAGAGCACTTCCGCGCCATGAAGGATGGCGCCATCGTCGCCAACTCGGGGCACTTCAACGTCGAGATCGACCTGGACGCGCTCGGCCGCATGGCGGACGCGCCGCCCCGCGTGGTCCGCGAGTTCGTCGAGGAGTACCGCATCGGCGGCAAGCGCATCTACGTGTTGGGCGAGGGGCGGCTGATCAACCTGGCGGCGGCGGAAGGGCACCCGGCGTCGGTGATGGACATGAGTTTCGCGAACCAGGCGCTCGCGGCCGAGTTCCTGGCATCCCACGCCGCCGGGTTGACCCGCGACGTGCACCGCGTACCCGAGGCCATCGACCGCGAGATCGCTCGGCTCAAGCTCGCGGCCATGGGCATCGAGATCGATCGCTTGACCCCAGAGCAGGAACGCTATCTGGCGTCCTGGGAAATGGGGACGTAA
- the recO gene encoding DNA repair protein RecO, with the protein MPLIRVEAIVLQSFPYSETSKILRLATRTHGVRSAIARGALRPRSRFGGILEPFTEGIATLYVKEGRDLHTLSSFDLTRTRQELGADLRRFGGASLIAELVLRAGSEEADPALFEQIRGAFTRIAQAPAEQLDGVLLAETWALVGRLGFTPLVDACAACGRPLSEDEDAFFDYDAGGVVCPHCTRPEPVRGSGRIIPAAARRVLRSLTRGRAVYVERPAAHWALLQRFVARHLAEGATLRSFPFLVNALERR; encoded by the coding sequence ATGCCGCTGATCCGCGTCGAGGCGATCGTTCTCCAGAGCTTCCCGTACAGCGAGACCAGCAAGATCCTGCGCCTGGCCACGCGCACCCACGGCGTGCGCTCCGCCATCGCCCGGGGCGCCCTCCGGCCACGCAGCCGCTTCGGCGGCATCCTCGAGCCGTTCACCGAGGGAATCGCGACGCTGTACGTCAAGGAGGGGCGCGACCTGCACACGCTCTCGTCGTTCGACCTCACGCGGACACGTCAGGAGCTCGGCGCCGACCTCCGCCGCTTCGGCGGCGCATCGCTGATCGCCGAGCTGGTGCTCCGCGCCGGGAGCGAGGAGGCGGACCCGGCGCTGTTCGAGCAGATCCGCGGCGCGTTCACCCGCATCGCGCAGGCGCCGGCAGAGCAGCTCGACGGCGTGCTGCTTGCCGAGACGTGGGCGCTCGTGGGCCGGCTCGGGTTCACTCCCTTGGTCGACGCCTGCGCCGCGTGCGGGCGCCCGCTTTCCGAGGACGAGGACGCGTTCTTCGATTACGACGCCGGCGGCGTCGTCTGCCCCCACTGCACGCGGCCCGAACCCGTCCGTGGCTCCGGTCGCATCATCCCAGCGGCGGCGCGGCGGGTGCTCCGCAGTCTCACGCGAGGCAGGGCCGTCTACGTCGAGCGGCCCGCCGCGCACTGGGCGCTGCTGCAACGGTTCGTCGCGCGCCACCTCGCCGAGGGCGCGACGCTCCGCTCGTTCCCCTTCCTGGTCAACGCGCTGGAGCGACGCTGA
- the selB gene encoding selenocysteine-specific translation elongation factor: protein MPHLVLGTAGHIDHGKTALVRALTGVDTDRLAEEKRRGITIDLGFANLRLPDGQELAVVDVPGHEAFIRNMLAGATGIDIVLLVIAADEGVMPQTREHLAIVDLLGVRCGVVAITKVDLVEREWLDLVMEDVRAALADTPFADAPLVPVSARTGEGLDALVAAIADAARATAERDHDDLFRLPIDRVFTIRGTGTVVTGTVWSGRLRVGAAVRVLPQDLHARVRGAQVHGRDAPCVSAGQRAALALAGVERDQLGRGDVIVADEAWAATTRLTALVRVLPASPWPLRTRQRVRFHLGTAEIMGRVRPLDAPEIPPGQTGWAQLRLEGPVVARAGDRFVLRSYSPVTTIAGGVVVEPVAPARRRRTPDERAALEAIITAPPEAAIAARVRLAGWAGVSPARLPIETPVPSARVEALLRERNVPGVAPAAGRLFAAPVLAQARETILRTVAEHHDREPLRPGIDREELRRALPPYAAPGLADHVIAAALDDGTLRSDEGLIALASFRPTLTPDQQRARDAVLDLLERAGLTPPLLDEWPADLRSRPDLRALLKAMERARQIVALGPELYMAPSALEAAALAVRRALAGRGPLGPAEFKESIPVSRKYLIPILEYFDRIGVTQRVGDGRLVRPG, encoded by the coding sequence ATGCCGCACCTCGTCCTCGGCACGGCCGGCCACATCGACCACGGCAAGACCGCCCTCGTCCGGGCGCTCACCGGCGTCGACACCGACCGCCTGGCGGAGGAGAAGCGCCGCGGCATCACCATCGACCTCGGCTTCGCCAACCTCCGCCTGCCGGACGGACAGGAGCTCGCCGTCGTCGACGTCCCCGGCCACGAGGCGTTCATCCGCAACATGCTCGCGGGGGCCACCGGCATCGACATCGTGCTCCTCGTCATCGCCGCCGACGAGGGCGTCATGCCCCAGACCCGCGAGCACCTCGCGATCGTGGACCTCCTCGGCGTCCGTTGCGGCGTCGTCGCCATCACCAAGGTGGATCTCGTCGAGCGCGAGTGGCTGGACCTCGTCATGGAGGATGTGCGCGCCGCCCTCGCCGACACGCCGTTCGCCGACGCTCCGCTCGTTCCGGTCTCCGCGCGCACGGGCGAAGGCCTCGACGCCCTCGTCGCCGCGATCGCCGACGCCGCCCGGGCCACCGCCGAACGCGATCACGACGACCTCTTCCGCCTCCCCATCGACCGCGTCTTCACCATCCGCGGCACGGGGACGGTCGTCACGGGCACCGTCTGGAGCGGCCGCCTCCGGGTCGGCGCCGCCGTCCGCGTTCTGCCCCAGGACCTCCACGCCCGCGTCCGCGGCGCCCAGGTCCACGGCCGCGACGCCCCCTGCGTTTCCGCCGGCCAGCGCGCCGCCCTGGCCCTCGCCGGCGTCGAACGGGACCAGCTCGGCCGCGGCGACGTCATCGTGGCCGACGAGGCGTGGGCCGCCACGACGCGGCTGACCGCCCTCGTCCGCGTCTTGCCCGCCAGCCCGTGGCCGCTCCGCACACGGCAGCGCGTCCGCTTCCACCTCGGGACCGCAGAGATCATGGGCCGTGTGCGCCCCCTCGACGCACCCGAGATCCCTCCCGGCCAGACGGGGTGGGCCCAGCTCCGGCTCGAGGGCCCGGTCGTCGCGCGCGCCGGCGACCGGTTCGTCCTGCGGTCGTACTCGCCCGTCACCACGATCGCCGGAGGCGTGGTCGTCGAACCGGTCGCGCCCGCCCGGCGGCGCCGCACGCCCGACGAGCGCGCCGCCTTGGAAGCGATCATCACCGCCCCACCCGAGGCCGCCATCGCCGCCCGCGTCCGCCTGGCCGGCTGGGCCGGCGTCTCACCAGCCAGGCTCCCGATCGAGACCCCGGTCCCCTCGGCCCGGGTCGAGGCGCTCCTCCGCGAGCGGAACGTGCCCGGCGTCGCCCCCGCCGCCGGAAGACTCTTCGCCGCCCCCGTCCTCGCCCAGGCCCGTGAGACCATCCTCCGGACCGTCGCCGAACACCACGACCGGGAGCCGCTCCGACCGGGCATCGACCGCGAGGAGCTCCGCCGCGCGCTCCCGCCTTATGCCGCACCCGGGCTCGCCGACCACGTCATCGCCGCGGCCCTCGACGACGGCACCCTCCGCTCCGACGAGGGCCTCATCGCCCTCGCCTCGTTCCGGCCCACCCTCACGCCCGACCAGCAACGCGCCCGGGACGCCGTCCTGGACCTCCTCGAGCGCGCGGGCCTCACCCCGCCGCTCCTCGACGAGTGGCCCGCCGACCTCCGGTCCCGGCCCGACCTCCGGGCGCTCCTCAAGGCGATGGAACGTGCGCGACAGATCGTCGCGCTGGGGCCCGAGCTGTACATGGCTCCGTCCGCCCTCGAGGCCGCGGCCCTGGCGGTCCGCCGCGCGCTGGCTGGGCGCGGCCCCCTCGGTCCCGCGGAATTCAAAGAGTCTATTCCTGTTTCTCGCAAATACCTGATCCCGATCTTGGAATACTTTGACCGCATCGGCGTGACGCAGCGGGTGGGGGACGGCCGACTGGTGCGGCCCGGCTGA
- a CDS encoding tRNA dihydrouridine synthase DusB translates to MSKRRRRIALILAPRGSRFGGMERNRDMWTMLASGAVPLFLAPQAGVSESPFRRLCRRFGADVVVSEFVSAEGIRRGSGRTHEYLRFDEAERPIGVQIFGADPKAMAEAAALVADVYRPDFIDINFGCPVKKVVSKNGGSACLKDLNLVQSIIRAVDRATPLPTTVKIRSGWSEELRNPVEIALRCQDAGARALTLHPRTRTQMFSGSANWDEIAAVVEALDIPVIGNGDVRTGEDARRMREHTGCAGIMIARASHGAPWIFAQARAALDGRPIPPDPDVVERFRIVLEHARLAIEFERDEQRAMIEFRKHLGWYTRGLPDGRALRQRLFEVRTLTEVERLLEQYLEEAQAVAA, encoded by the coding sequence ATGTCAAAACGGCGGCGCCGGATCGCATTGATCCTCGCCCCCCGAGGGTCTAGATTTGGCGGTATGGAGCGGAATCGGGACATGTGGACGATGCTCGCCAGCGGCGCCGTGCCGCTGTTCCTCGCCCCTCAGGCGGGGGTGAGCGAGTCGCCGTTCCGGCGACTGTGCCGCCGGTTCGGCGCGGACGTCGTCGTCAGCGAGTTCGTGAGCGCGGAGGGCATCCGCCGGGGCAGCGGGCGGACGCACGAGTACCTGCGCTTCGACGAGGCGGAGCGGCCGATCGGCGTCCAGATCTTCGGGGCGGACCCGAAGGCGATGGCAGAGGCCGCGGCGCTCGTCGCCGACGTCTACCGCCCCGATTTCATCGACATCAACTTCGGCTGCCCGGTCAAGAAGGTCGTTTCCAAGAACGGCGGCTCCGCGTGCCTCAAGGACCTGAACCTGGTCCAGTCCATCATTCGCGCGGTGGACCGGGCCACGCCGCTGCCCACGACCGTGAAGATCCGCAGCGGGTGGAGCGAGGAGCTGCGCAACCCGGTGGAGATCGCCTTGCGTTGTCAGGACGCCGGCGCCCGGGCCCTCACGCTGCACCCGCGTACGCGGACGCAGATGTTCTCCGGCTCGGCGAACTGGGATGAGATCGCGGCGGTCGTGGAGGCGCTGGACATCCCGGTGATCGGCAACGGCGACGTCCGGACCGGTGAAGACGCGCGCCGCATGCGCGAGCACACCGGCTGTGCCGGCATCATGATCGCGCGTGCGTCGCACGGCGCACCGTGGATCTTCGCCCAGGCGCGGGCCGCCCTGGACGGCCGGCCGATCCCTCCGGATCCCGACGTCGTGGAGCGGTTCCGTATCGTGCTCGAGCACGCGCGTCTCGCCATCGAGTTCGAGCGGGACGAGCAACGGGCGATGATCGAGTTCCGCAAGCACCTCGGCTGGTACACGCGCGGCCTGCCGGACGGGCGTGCGTTGCGCCAGCGGCTCTTCGAAGTCCGCACCCTGACCGAGGTCGAGCGGCTGCTCGAGCAGTACCTCGAAGAGGCCCAGGCGGTCGCCGCATGA
- the larB gene encoding nickel pincer cofactor biosynthesis protein LarB produces MRRDRLRRLLEEVAAGRLAPADALERLAWLPVEEVGEGTDGDGPVFARLDHHRATRQGLPEVVFCQGKTPAQVVEICRRLAARGDGFLATRADAEARAALAAAFPEARVSEIARVVHLAPDEPAAVRTRGPVLVVSAGTGDLPVAEEAAWTAEAFGNPVERLYDVGVAGLHRVLRASDALARAAVVIVVAGMEGALPSVVGGLVAAPVIAVPTSVGYGASLGGLAALLAMLNSCAAGIVVVNIDNGFGAAVAATRINRLDAPEAAPGR; encoded by the coding sequence ATGAGGCGCGACCGGCTGCGTCGTCTGCTGGAGGAGGTGGCCGCCGGCCGCCTCGCCCCGGCCGACGCCCTCGAGCGCCTGGCCTGGCTGCCTGTCGAGGAGGTGGGCGAGGGAACGGATGGCGACGGCCCGGTGTTCGCCCGCCTGGACCACCACCGCGCCACCCGCCAGGGCCTCCCCGAGGTGGTGTTCTGCCAGGGCAAGACCCCCGCCCAGGTCGTCGAGATCTGTCGCCGGCTCGCCGCGCGGGGCGATGGCTTCCTGGCCACCCGGGCGGACGCGGAGGCGCGCGCCGCGCTCGCCGCGGCGTTCCCCGAGGCCCGCGTCTCCGAGATCGCCCGCGTCGTACACCTCGCTCCCGACGAGCCCGCGGCGGTCCGCACCCGCGGCCCCGTCCTGGTGGTCAGCGCCGGCACCGGCGACCTGCCCGTCGCCGAGGAGGCCGCCTGGACCGCCGAGGCGTTCGGCAACCCCGTCGAGCGGCTCTACGACGTCGGGGTCGCCGGCCTCCACCGCGTGCTGCGCGCCTCCGACGCCCTCGCCCGCGCCGCCGTCGTCATCGTGGTGGCCGGGATGGAGGGCGCGCTGCCGTCGGTCGTCGGCGGCCTCGTGGCCGCGCCCGTCATCGCCGTCCCCACCAGCGTCGGCTACGGCGCCTCCCTCGGCGGCCTCGCCGCGCTGCTCGCCATGCTCAACAGCTGCGCCGCCGGCATCGTCGTCGTGAACATCGACAACGGCTTCGGCGCCGCCGTCGCCGCCACCCGGATCAACCGGCTGGACGCCCCGGAGGCCGCCCCAGGCCGTTGA
- a CDS encoding ABC transporter ATP-binding protein, with protein sequence MRPRSGPDRSAGPSARRRRGGSSDPPKVIELRDVWLSFDAPVLRGVDLYVCAGETLLVLGESGTGKSTILKLILRLLVPDRGSVRVFGREITRLPFSEVLRLRRRIGMVFQGAALFDSLTVFENVAYPLRESTKLPDREIERIVRERLELVDLNADRVATRLPAELSGGMRKRVGIARAIATDPEIILYDEPTAGLDPLAVETIVELIRRLQVELGVTSVVVTHDLRAGFKIASRVNLLRDGRIQFDGTPDELVAADDPYIRAFIEAA encoded by the coding sequence CTGAGGCCGCGAAGTGGGCCGGACCGCTCTGCTGGCCCTTCGGCGCGACGACGCAGAGGGGGGAGCTCGGATCCGCCCAAGGTCATCGAGCTACGGGATGTTTGGCTCAGCTTCGACGCACCGGTGCTCCGCGGCGTCGACCTGTATGTGTGCGCGGGGGAGACGCTGCTCGTGCTCGGTGAATCGGGGACGGGCAAATCGACGATTCTGAAGCTGATCCTCCGTCTGCTCGTCCCCGACCGCGGCTCGGTGCGGGTATTCGGCCGCGAGATCACGCGCCTCCCGTTCAGCGAGGTCTTGAGGCTGCGGCGGCGGATCGGGATGGTCTTCCAGGGTGCAGCGCTGTTCGACTCGCTCACCGTGTTCGAGAACGTGGCGTATCCGCTGCGCGAGAGCACGAAGCTGCCCGACCGCGAGATCGAACGGATCGTGCGCGAGCGACTCGAGCTCGTGGACCTGAACGCGGACCGCGTCGCCACCCGGCTGCCGGCGGAGCTGTCCGGCGGGATGAGAAAGCGGGTCGGGATCGCGCGTGCGATCGCCACGGACCCGGAGATCATCCTCTACGATGAGCCGACTGCGGGGCTGGACCCGCTCGCCGTCGAGACGATCGTCGAGCTGATCCGCAGACTCCAGGTGGAGCTGGGCGTGACCTCGGTGGTGGTGACACACGACCTGCGAGCCGGGTTCAAGATCGCGTCGCGCGTCAACCTGTTGCGAGATGGCCGGATCCAGTTCGACGGCACGCCGGACGAGCTGGTCGCGGCGGATGACCCCTACATCCGCGCCTTCATCGAGGCGGCCTGA
- a CDS encoding transporter codes for MRGVALGVQDYFLLGGRALRFAVSRPFYWRDVVTQMDRIGVGSVPIVLLTGLFTGMVLALQSSVELGKFGATLYIGNLVGASMVRELGPVLSSLAVAGRAGSGIAAELGAMRVTEQIDALETMGTDPIKKLVTPRLVAAVITMPLLTIIADAIGILGGLIVAALRVQVPPDTYLRGVGFTLAQSGFVGHFFPRDFVSGLLKPVVFGALIALTGSYYGLNTGGGTEGVGRSATRAVVVASMLIFATDYFMTQLLLVALPPGP; via the coding sequence ATGCGCGGCGTGGCGCTGGGCGTGCAGGACTACTTCCTGCTCGGTGGCCGGGCGCTGCGCTTCGCGGTGTCCCGGCCGTTCTACTGGCGGGACGTGGTTACGCAAATGGACCGGATCGGCGTGGGATCCGTACCCATCGTGCTGCTGACCGGACTGTTCACGGGCATGGTGCTCGCCCTCCAGAGCTCGGTGGAGCTGGGCAAGTTCGGCGCCACCCTCTACATCGGCAACTTGGTGGGCGCATCGATGGTCCGGGAACTCGGGCCCGTGCTCTCGTCGCTCGCGGTCGCGGGACGCGCGGGCTCCGGGATCGCGGCGGAGCTGGGGGCGATGCGGGTGACGGAGCAGATCGACGCGCTCGAGACCATGGGCACCGACCCGATCAAGAAGCTGGTGACGCCCCGCCTGGTGGCGGCGGTGATCACCATGCCACTGCTCACGATCATCGCAGACGCCATCGGGATTCTGGGCGGCCTCATCGTCGCCGCCCTCCGCGTCCAAGTCCCGCCGGACACCTACCTACGCGGAGTGGGGTTCACCCTCGCGCAGTCGGGCTTCGTCGGCCATTTCTTCCCACGCGACTTCGTCAGCGGCCTGTTGAAGCCCGTAGTCTTCGGCGCGCTGATCGCGCTGACCGGCAGCTACTACGGCCTGAACACGGGAGGCGGGACGGAGGGCGTCGGGCGGAGCGCGACGAGGGCGGTCGTCGTCGCATCGATGCTGATTTTCGCGACAGACTACTTCATGACCCAGCTCCTGCTGGTGGCCCTCCCGCCCGGACCATGA